The DNA region GCTGACCCGGACCCACCGCAGACCACGGACGCTAGGGCGTCCGAGGGCAGACGCCAGCCGTCTGCACGCGCCACCGCTCGATTCGGGTTCGAGCGGAAGCGCGCACACCGTGCCGCCGCTCGATTCGGGTTCGAGCGGCGGCACGCACACCGATCACCCACGGGGCACCCGCGACGACGCGGCGCCGGGCGAGGAACACACCACGATGCAGCACCTGACGTTCTCGGTCGCGGCCGAGCCATTCGACCACGAGGACGCCGTCCGGCTGCGCGCCGCGGCGCGGATCGAGGTCGACCGGATCTACGGCCGCCCGGCCGACCGTGGCCGTCCGCTGACCGAGGCGACCGCCGCCGTGCACGTCATCGCCCGCGACCCCTCCGGTCTGGCACTCGGTAGCGCGTCGCTCAGTGCCGCGGGAGACGGGGTCTTCGAGATCCGGCGGCTGTTCGTCCGACCGGACTCCCGCGGGCAGGGCGTCGGCGACCTGCTGGTGCTCGAACTGCTCGCGCAGGCCGAAGAGCTGCAGGCGCCGGCGGTCGTCGCCGAGTTCGGCGTGCTGCAGCCGCACGCCGCCGCGCTGTTCAGCCGGAACGGGTTCGTGCGGATCCAGCCGTTCGGGCCCTACCGCGACGACCCTGAGTCGGTCTGCTTCTCGCGGGCGTTGTGATCGCCCGTGCCCTCGACCGGGATCTCGAAGAGGTCCGTGTGCCGGTAGTCCTCGGCCCACCCCCGCCGCAGCCGTGACGCCGCACGGTCGAAGGACGCGATGATGTCGAACCCCTCGATGAGGAGCGACTGGATCCGCAGACCGTCGTAGAGCGCGAGGAGCTGCTCGGTGGCACGCGCGGGATCCATGGTGGCCGGTTCGCGACCGACCCGGATGTCCCGCTCGAGTGCTTCCCGGACGGTCCGACGGAACCGGAGGTACAGGGTGCGGTAGTACTCCGCGCCCTCGTGCCCGGGGTCGGTGCTCGAGGCGAGCGTCGAGGCGAGCAGTCGCATCAGCGCCGGTTCCTCCGAGTACGCCACGACCAGCGCGTGCAGGTAGGCGACCGCGCCGCGCGTGTCCGCGATCGGCCGCAGGGGCCGTGACACGGAGCTCGACCACCGGTCGACCGTCGCCGTCAGCAGGCTCTCGCGGGTGGGGAAGTGGGTGCGCAGCTCGTCGACGGTCATCTCGGCCCGGGCGGCGACGGTGTCGACGTCGACCTGCTCGACCCCGGTGTCGTGCAGCGCCGTGATCGTCGCGTTGACGATCCGGGTGCGCAGCTCGACGCCGTCGTCGCCGTGCTGGTTCGTCAGCGGCGCCAGGGGGTGCTTCCGGAACCACTCCAGCAGGGCCGTCGCGCGGGACGTCCCGGTGGCGGGGTCGGGCGCGTGCCCGTCGGCGAAGAGGTCGAGGAACCCCGGGATCTCCTTGATCAACGGGTCCGCCGGTTGGAACGCCATCGACCACTCCGGGAAGGACCGCGTCGCGACGGTGTCGGCGGCGACCTGGCGCACGTTGGTGTGACGGGGGTCCTGACGGATGCCCTCGAACCGTTCCCGCACGACCTCGTCGTCGCCCTCGATGATGCCGATGCAGTTGCTCCCCTGGTGGGCGAGGATCCCCGTGATGCCGAGCTGCAGGTTCTTCTCGCGACCGACCACCAGGATCTCGGCGAGTTCCTCGTCCGTGACCGGTCGGCTCATCGTGCTCACGTACACCAACGACAGCATGTGGCCCCTGTTCCTCGAAGCGAGCTCGTGTTCCACACAGTGGCGCACACCTGCCTCGATGGCAAGGCGTGCCGATCGCGTCGCGCTCCGCCTGTCGTCTGTGGCCCGTGGCCGGCGCGCAAGGTGGATGGCGCGGTGTCCTGGCGGTGGGCCGCTGCCTACGCTGGAGGAACCGGACACCGACCGGGTCCCGGTCGGTGAAGGTGCTCGGAAGAGGTGGGGCAGTGTCACGGACGAAGTCGTTGCGCCGCGCTGTGTTCAGGTTCCCGTCGCGCAGTGCGCGCGTCGTCGAGTTCGTGTTCCGTCGCCTCGACGCGACCGGGGACTTCTACCCGGACGACGCGATGGAGGGCACGGTGCCCGGCCCGGACCCGGATCGCGTGGTGTTCGTGGGTGAGCGGGGCGAACTGTCGCTCGGCGTCCGCACCCACGAGCTCTCGCTCCCCGCGTTCTTCGCTCGGCACCGGGCAGCACGGACCGCGCGCGGCGTCTCCTGGAAGATGCTCCCCGCACCGTCGGCGAGTGTCCGGGAACTCCCATCCGTCATCGCCGCCCACCGCGAGGACCTGGGGCGGTGCGACCTCGTCGTCGTGTTGGTCGGCATCACGGATGCGCTCCGGGTCCTGCCGACGAGGGTGTGGGAACAACGCGTCCGTGACACGATCGCTGCCCTGCGCGAGGTGGTGCCCGTGGATGCCGAGGTCGTCATCGGTGAGATCCCACCCCTCGACAACGCCGGGAGTCTGTCCCGGCCGGCTCGGCTCGCAGCCGGGGTGCACGGTCGTCGCCTCAACGCGCGGACTCGACTCGTCGTCGAAGCCTGTCCACGGGTGCGCGCAGTCGGGTTCCCGGACGAGCTGACGCGGTCGGTGTGGCGGCCCGAGTCGGACGAGCACCGGTACCGCGACACGTACAAGGTGTGGGGTGGGCACCTCGACGCCCACGTCTGACGGCCGCGTCGCCGGACCGCGGTCGCGGGTCATTGCGACAGTTCGCGGTCCAGTCGGTCGAGGAGTGCCTCGAGGGAGACCTCGAACTCCTCGTCGCTGCGGTCCTCGCTCAACAACGTGCGGAGTCGGCGGACCTCCGGTGCGACGTCGAGGGACGTGTTGCCGTCGCCCTCGGGGATGGCGGCGCCTCCTTCGTCGAGCGGTTCCTCGGCTGGGCCTGCTTCGGCACCGCTGACCACTGACTGCAGGAGGAGCTGGCCGAGCAGGAAGCTGCTGAACGCTCGGTACGCGTTGACCGCCTGGGCGTCCGTGAAGCCGTTCCCCGTCAGCGCGGTCAGGAACGTGTTGACGACCTCGACGCTCCGCAGCGGCGGGCGGAGCCAAGGGGCTGCAGGGTGGCGGGTCGCCACCAGCGGGAACGCCTTCGGGTGGTCCGTGGCGATCTGCCGGACGGCATGGGCGACCGTTTGCAGGAACCCTTGCCAGTGTGCTTCCTCGGCCTCGGTGAGCTGCGAGGTGAGATCCCGCATCAGTGAGGCGACGACGCCTTCGAGCAGGTCTTCCTTCCCGTGCACGTAGCGGTACAGGGACATCGCCTCCACGCTGAGCTCCTGCGCGAGTGACCGCATGGACAGTCCCTGGGGACCTGACCGATCGATCTGGTGCAACGCGGTCTCGACGATGAGGTCACGGCTGAGCCTCGGTGCGTTCGTCTCGGAACGGTTCGCCCTCGATCGTGCTGCCACGGCTGATCTCCCTGCCGATCCGCGGTTCGTGGCTGACAACGGGCGCTGCGCCGAGTTCGCGGCCGACAAACCCACGCTATCGCGACTTACGATGTAAGCTCCCGCTGGGCTTAC from Curtobacterium sp. MCJR17_020 includes:
- a CDS encoding GNAT family N-acetyltransferase — encoded protein: MPPLDSGSSGGTHTDHPRGTRDDAAPGEEHTTMQHLTFSVAAEPFDHEDAVRLRAAARIEVDRIYGRPADRGRPLTEATAAVHVIARDPSGLALGSASLSAAGDGVFEIRRLFVRPDSRGQGVGDLLVLELLAQAEELQAPAVVAEFGVLQPHAAALFSRNGFVRIQPFGPYRDDPESVCFSRAL
- a CDS encoding TetR/AcrR family transcriptional regulator C-terminal domain-containing protein, with product MAARSRANRSETNAPRLSRDLIVETALHQIDRSGPQGLSMRSLAQELSVEAMSLYRYVHGKEDLLEGVVASLMRDLTSQLTEAEEAHWQGFLQTVAHAVRQIATDHPKAFPLVATRHPAAPWLRPPLRSVEVVNTFLTALTGNGFTDAQAVNAYRAFSSFLLGQLLLQSVVSGAEAGPAEEPLDEGGAAIPEGDGNTSLDVAPEVRRLRTLLSEDRSDEEFEVSLEALLDRLDRELSQ
- a CDS encoding BLUF domain-containing protein, coding for MLSLVYVSTMSRPVTDEELAEILVVGREKNLQLGITGILAHQGSNCIGIIEGDDEVVRERFEGIRQDPRHTNVRQVAADTVATRSFPEWSMAFQPADPLIKEIPGFLDLFADGHAPDPATGTSRATALLEWFRKHPLAPLTNQHGDDGVELRTRIVNATITALHDTGVEQVDVDTVAARAEMTVDELRTHFPTRESLLTATVDRWSSSVSRPLRPIADTRGAVAYLHALVVAYSEEPALMRLLASTLASSTDPGHEGAEYYRTLYLRFRRTVREALERDIRVGREPATMDPARATEQLLALYDGLRIQSLLIEGFDIIASFDRAASRLRRGWAEDYRHTDLFEIPVEGTGDHNAREKQTDSGSSR